Within Vicia villosa cultivar HV-30 ecotype Madison, WI linkage group LG1, Vvil1.0, whole genome shotgun sequence, the genomic segment CCTGGTGTGCAAAATGGGAAAATTCCATACCCTTTTAGCAATTTATTCCAAAGTCCTCTACAATTTTTTCTTGTTAAAATATCATACACAAAGCTGAATGGAGGGTAATCTGCAGGTATCCATCTCTTCATTGCTAAACATTCACCAGAGCCAGCAACCATTCCGTCTTTTCGCCTATTAAATTCAAATGTTTCCATCGCATTCTTTCCAATTTTAGAAAGTTCGTGAGGAAACTTCCCAGTAAGGTTATTGTTGGCAAGGTTTAACCATAACAAGCTACTACAGTTCCCTAACTCCGAAGGGATTGTTCCGTTTAACGAATTGTCTGCAAGCATCAACCACAGTAGTGATCTCAAGTTTCCAAGGCTTGGAGGAATCGGTCCACTCAACCGGTTGAAAGCAAGATCAAGTGCTTGCAAGTTACGCATATTTCCAAATTCTGATGGAATAGTTCCATTGAATTTGTTATATGATAACATCAAAAGCTCTAGACTTTGCATATGAGAGATTTCAACAGGCAATGGACCGGAAAACTTGTTGAAGCTAAGGTCTAACCGCGTAATATTCGGCAATGTGAAAATTCCAGAAGATAACAATCCTCCAGTGTAGGAGTTAGAGTGTAACAGAAGAAACCTAACCTGCTTAAAACTTCCAAATATCTTCTGTATGTCACCACCAAAATTGTTTCTGCTCAAGTCCAAGAAAACCAAGTTACTCAATTTCAAAAGTGTCTCAGGAACATCTCTTGAAAAGTTGTTTCCTCCCAAGTACAATCCTTTAAGCATCGAAATGGACCCGATTTCATTAGGAATAGCTCCAGTGAACTTGTTGGTTGAAAGATTCAACACGGTTAAATTCTTGCAGTTAGATATTTCCTTTGGTGCCTCCCCAATAAACCTATTCTGAGAAAGGTCTAATTCCACAAGCTCACAATTCAACGGAAACGCTTCAGACGAAACGTTTCCATTGAGAAAATTCTCAGCAACAGAAAACTGCTTCAGCCTTGCAAATCCACTCCATAGACCTCCACTCAGCTTGTTAGTACTCAAAtccaaatacttcaaactcaaaCACTGATCAAAACTATCACCAATCTCCCCAGTTAAGTTATTACCCGAGATATTCAAAGTGACCAAATTTTCACAAACAGAAGGAAAATCTAACAGCCCAATATCTCCATGAAACCTATTCAAAGACAAATCAAGCGTCTCCAAATTTCTCAATCCAGAAACATTCAACTCTCCCTCAAGAATATTATGAGAGAGATTAAGATGCAACAGTTTTCGACACTTTCTCAAATCATCTGATAAATTTCCAAAGAGTGTATTCTGCGAAAGATCAAGATGCGTTAACTCGGTCAGCTCGGAAAAGCTTTGAAATATCTCTCCAGTGATGTCACTGTTAGAAAGATCAATCGAAATCACCCTCTTTTCTTCGCTACACAAAATTCCTCGCCATTGACATGGACTAGAATTTGAACCATCAGTGTTCCAATATATGTACTTTCCTCGGTCTGCAAGAGTTTTGTTGTCTAGATACTTTTTCAACCTCAACAGAATCTGTTTGTCTGTATCTAAAGAATCTCCAACAACAACACTACctagaaaaatagaagaaaaaaaaacaaaaaaaaaaaacaacaattataacaaaaTCATAACAATAACATCCTTGGAAATAGAAAGATAATGATTATTTTTATTGAGGAGGTAAGTAAGTACCTGAAAGAAGGATGAATGAAAAGAGTAGAAATAGATAGGAAGAGGAATGTGTTTCCTGCAACTCTGACatttatgttttttgttttggttactcctagattgtctttttttttgtttaatgagGAA encodes:
- the LOC131634998 gene encoding probable LRR receptor-like serine/threonine-protein kinase At1g74360; translated protein: MSELQETHSSSYLFLLFSFILLSGSVVVGDSLDTDKQILLRLKKYLDNKTLADRGKYIYWNTDGSNSSPCQWRGILCSEEKRVISIDLSNSDITGEIFQSFSELTELTHLDLSQNTLFGNLSDDLRKCRKLLHLNLSHNILEGELNVSGLRNLETLDLSLNRFHGDIGLLDFPSVCENLVTLNISGNNLTGEIGDSFDQCLSLKYLDLSTNKLSGGLWSGFARLKQFSVAENFLNGNVSSEAFPLNCELVELDLSQNRFIGEAPKEISNCKNLTVLNLSTNKFTGAIPNEIGSISMLKGLYLGGNNFSRDVPETLLKLSNLVFLDLSRNNFGGDIQKIFGSFKQVRFLLLHSNSYTGGLLSSGIFTLPNITRLDLSFNKFSGPLPVEISHMQSLELLMLSYNKFNGTIPSEFGNMRNLQALDLAFNRLSGPIPPSLGNLRSLLWLMLADNSLNGTIPSELGNCSSLLWLNLANNNLTGKFPHELSKIGKNAMETFEFNRRKDGMVAGSGECLAMKRWIPADYPPFSFVYDILTRKNCRGLWNKLLKGYGIFPFCTPGSSLRLPLISGYVQLSGNKLSGEIPSEIGTMVNFSLLHLGFNSFSGKLPPELGNIPLVVLNLTTNNFSGEIPTEIGNFICLQNLDLSQNNFSGNFPSSLNKVAELNKFNISYNPFIQGVVSSSGQFVTFGKDSYYGDPLLILPQFIDNSTTRNDKNMAHKDHKKPTKLYVFLVFLALTLVFIIFSLITIVVCALVKSPSDQYLLRDHTKHCNDSSSSGIEFQQWLSDSVKVIRLNKTAFTYADILKATNTFSENRIIGKGGFGTVYKGFFADGREVAVKKLLSEGREGEKEFQAEMEVLSGHGFGWPHPNLVTLYGWCLNNSEKILVYEYIEGGSLEDLITDKTRLTWKKRLQIAIDVARALVYLHHECDPSIVHRDVKASNVLLDKEGKAKVTDFGLARVVNVGDSHVSTMVAGTIGYVAPEYGQTMKATTKGDVYSYGVLVMELATGRRAVDGGEECLVEWTRRVMVGRKQQQYHHMLSYLGSEEMVELLCIGLKCTNETPNGRPNMKQVLAMLILISKSYVGDSSDHRHIV